The following are from one region of the Nicotiana tomentosiformis chromosome 7, ASM39032v3, whole genome shotgun sequence genome:
- the LOC104110826 gene encoding protein EI24 homolog isoform X1: MEPLADTMRSKSKQALLLWVDGVREACCLHRVIIYSLRSKQLAIRTGQCFLLNGFIFLGSIFVLKSVIVPALEWILPGHCPQINSPESCSFSSILEFYRFLRGGLVQLFNVFWFYPLYVFSLILSSIWYNDIAKHGFFALENYGARDTKLSDQKESQTLQSTVHREKSTDLEGFMISIAEQLYSVLLLTFFFAEVYFTGLIPYTGKALNFMLLSWMYAYYCFEYKWNLSGLSLDKRLDFFESNWAFFAGFGNPCVLAIFLFSPLVSYGVMAILFPLFVLTATGSEADKIVALPRRKWRGAGLGRVPIFFIADYMSMRVLKLFSLKSRPQMKENKAL; encoded by the exons ATGGAGCCATTGGCGGACACAATGAGAAGCAAGTCAAAGCAAGCGTTGCTTCTGTGGGTCGATGGCGTAAGAGAAGCTTGCTGTTTACACCGTGTCATCATCTACTCTCTCAG GTCAAAGCAGCTTGCTATCCGTACGGGTCAGTGTTTTCTGCTGAATGGATTCATCTTCTTAGGAAG TATCTTTGTTCTGAAATCAGTTATCGTCCCTGCATTGGAATGGATATTACCTGGTCATTGCCCACAAATCAATTCTCCAGAGTCATGTTCATTTAGCAGTATTTTGGAGTTCTATCGATTCTTACGTGGTGGGCTTGTACAACTTTTTAAT GTTTTCTGGTTCTACCCATTGTATGTATTCAGCCTTATTCTCAGCAGTATCTG GTACAATGACATCGCTAAACATGGGTTTTTCGCTTTGGAGAATTATGGGGCTCGTGATACTAAGTTATCTGATCAAAAGGAGTCCCAAACTTTGCAAAGCACAGTTCATAGGGAAAAATCAACTGATCTTGAAGG GTTTATGATCAGTATAGCGGAGCAACTTTATTCAGTCCTCTTACTGACTTTCTTCTTCGCGGAG GTTTATTTTACTGGACTTATCCCTTACACCGGGAAAGCTCTAAATTTTATGCTTCTGTCATGGATGTATGCATACTATTGTTTTGA GTATAAGTGGAATCTTTCTGGACTAAGTTTAGACAAGAGGCTGGACTTCTTCGAATCAAACTGGGCATTTTTTGCTGGTTTCG GAAATCCCTGTGTCTTGGCAATATTTTTGTTCTCTCCGCTTGTGAGCTATGGGGTTATGGCTATACTGTTTCCACTG TTTGTTTTAACTGCAACAGGCTCAGAAGCTGACAAAATTGTTGCCTTGCCTAGAAGAAAGTGGAGAGGTGCTGGATTGGGAAGGGTACCAATATTTTTCATTGCCGATTACATGTC GATGCGAGTCTTGAAACTCTTTTCGCTGAAATCACGTCCCCAAATGAAAGAGAACAAGGCTCTATGA
- the LOC104110826 gene encoding protein EI24 homolog isoform X2: MEPLADTMRSKSKQALLLWVDGVREACCLHRVIIYSLRSKQLAIRTGQCFLLNGFIFLGSIFVLKSVIVPALEWILPGHCPQINSPESCSFSSILEFYRFLRGGLVQLFNVFWFYPLYVFSLILSSIWYNDIAKHGFFALENYGARDTKLSDQKESQTLQSTVHREKSTDLEGFMISIAEQLYSVLLLTFFFAEVYFTGLIPYTGKALNFMLLSWMYAYYCFEYKWNLSGLSLDKRLDFFESNWAFFAGFGNPCVLAIFLFSPLVSYGVMAILFPLAQKLTKLLPCLEESGEVLDWEGYQYFSLPITCRCES, encoded by the exons ATGGAGCCATTGGCGGACACAATGAGAAGCAAGTCAAAGCAAGCGTTGCTTCTGTGGGTCGATGGCGTAAGAGAAGCTTGCTGTTTACACCGTGTCATCATCTACTCTCTCAG GTCAAAGCAGCTTGCTATCCGTACGGGTCAGTGTTTTCTGCTGAATGGATTCATCTTCTTAGGAAG TATCTTTGTTCTGAAATCAGTTATCGTCCCTGCATTGGAATGGATATTACCTGGTCATTGCCCACAAATCAATTCTCCAGAGTCATGTTCATTTAGCAGTATTTTGGAGTTCTATCGATTCTTACGTGGTGGGCTTGTACAACTTTTTAAT GTTTTCTGGTTCTACCCATTGTATGTATTCAGCCTTATTCTCAGCAGTATCTG GTACAATGACATCGCTAAACATGGGTTTTTCGCTTTGGAGAATTATGGGGCTCGTGATACTAAGTTATCTGATCAAAAGGAGTCCCAAACTTTGCAAAGCACAGTTCATAGGGAAAAATCAACTGATCTTGAAGG GTTTATGATCAGTATAGCGGAGCAACTTTATTCAGTCCTCTTACTGACTTTCTTCTTCGCGGAG GTTTATTTTACTGGACTTATCCCTTACACCGGGAAAGCTCTAAATTTTATGCTTCTGTCATGGATGTATGCATACTATTGTTTTGA GTATAAGTGGAATCTTTCTGGACTAAGTTTAGACAAGAGGCTGGACTTCTTCGAATCAAACTGGGCATTTTTTGCTGGTTTCG GAAATCCCTGTGTCTTGGCAATATTTTTGTTCTCTCCGCTTGTGAGCTATGGGGTTATGGCTATACTGTTTCCACTG GCTCAGAAGCTGACAAAATTGTTGCCTTGCCTAGAAGAAAGTGGAGAGGTGCTGGATTGGGAAGGGTACCAATATTTTTCATTGCCGATTACATGTC GATGCGAGTCTTGA